The sequence AGTAGGAAGGGTAAAGAGTAGAGTAGGAAGGGTAAAGAGTAGAGTAGAAAGGGTAAAGAGTAGAGTGTGTCCCGTTTGTTTGGGCGTGATCTGTCTTGGCACCCCGGGACGCTCCCAAGTCAATCTGAGGTCCCCGACCGCTTTTACTGCCGCTTTCATGGGATGAGGAATCATCCGGAATGTCAGGCGGGACACACAGAAGCCCTCCGTGTTATTCCCAGGGCGTCCTCACCTGCACTTTCATTCCCGAAGGGTCTCTTCTCATCCatgtcctcctcgtcctcctcctcttcatcatcctcgCACTCTTCCTCCAGGTCCACGATGCCAGCCCGCTGTCTTCCCTGCCGGGCCGCCTCCATGGCGCTCTTCTCCCGCTCCCGCTCGCCGTTGCCGCCCTGGCCGGGAGCAACGCCGGCCGCGCTGTAGATGGACGGGTAGCTCTGAGAGTACAGCCTGCTGCTCGGACTGACTCCGCCCACCACGCCGTCACCCGTCAGGTTCTGAAACGACAGCAAGGGTGAAGAACGTGAGCTCGGAGGAGAAGCGGCGACACATCGCGCGCAGGTTACTCACCCCCCTGTGTccggggtcagaggtcatgtCCAGCGCCAGCTTGGTCCCCCCCGCCTGGCGCGTGTGCTTCTGCGCCGTGAGCAAAGTGGTGGAGTGCAGCACGCCGATGTCGTCGATGTAGCGCCGCGCCGACTCCGCCAGGAAGCTCTGACCCCAAATGTTGTACGAGAAGTCGCACTCGCCCGggaagccgccgccgccgccgctctcCCATTTCTTCTTGCCGTCCCCTTCAGGAACCGACGGCCGGAACTTCTTACACGCTGTGAGGATGGCCAGGTCGCAGCCTGACTTTTGGCAGTAAGCTTCCGCGGCGGAAAGTAGTGCGAGCCAGCTGTCTCTGTGGTTGTCGGCGATCTCCGGCTCAGACGACTTAGTGATGGAGGCCATGGCGGTGTCAGGTAGTGTGCGGCTTTCTTGTCCAGGCTTGATGAGCAATGCTGATGGGCACCACGCTTTGGTGTAGCTTCAAAACAATACGTCCTTACTTGCTGGTGTTGATGGTCTTGTTGGTGTTGCACTGAGGATGATGATTGCAAGGACTCAAGAGGCACTGGGTGACTTTTTAGTAGACGATGGGACAGACGGGTgatgtttttccacacagggagCCAGGGGAGAGAATAGATGGTTCCACGTCGCTGGTGCTTTCTGGAAAAAGTGGGAACATATTTAGTAAAGTTGCCAATCGCAGGCGCCTGCTAAGCCTCCTTGAAGAGCTTGTTGACAAGACGTAATGCTAACAGCTAAGGTAGCTTTGAATCGTCACAGTTCATTCGAAAAGCACGCCATCCTTTTCGGCATATGAATGATTCTTACAGTCGATGCTGcagctgttgttgttgcagctTGTTTATTCGCCTGTTGTGTGTGGAAGCCGCACTTCACCACCATTTTTTACACTCATGCGGCAAGCGAATCGGGCAGGACAAacgacgcatgcacggggtgatgTTGGCCTACCTGCTCGCTTCCTTTCGTCCAAGTTGCCACTTACGTATCGGCCTTAAACTTGACTTTACTTAAACAAACGTGCTGTGCCTTCTTCCGTCGCTCCTCTCCCCTTGCCAGGCTCGTCACCAGCGGAAAGCTAGCGTGCGGTCATATCAAAGCTTCCTGTTTAAGATAGCAAAATAAAATCACTAAAGAGCGTATTTGTTGTTAGCAGCTGTGTTTGACGAGTGTGACACGGCAGTGATGCGCACACATTGATCATTTGCGTGTAGTCCAACGACATTGATACGATTCTGTTCGCTTCCCACGTCAGCGATATGCTAGCAACGCTGTGCTTTTATTTAGAAAGAAGCAGCGCTATATCCGGTTTGACGTCACCTGTTTACTGCCTTCCAATTGAACGCACCATGTACACGTGACTGGGGTCTGGGGCGGGGCTGATGTACGCCCAGCTCAACGAGCAATCAGAGGCTGCTCCCCAGGTCACGTGATCACAATTTTAGCATAAAGTAGTCTGCGCTCTGACAAATATAAAGG comes from Doryrhamphus excisus isolate RoL2022-K1 chromosome 15, RoL_Dexc_1.0, whole genome shotgun sequence and encodes:
- the akt1s1 gene encoding uncharacterized protein akt1s1, which codes for MASITKSSEPEIADNHRDSWLALLSAAEAYCQKSGCDLAILTACKKFRPSVPEGDGKKKWESGGGGGFPGECDFSYNIWGQSFLAESARRYIDDIGVLHSTTLLTAQKHTRQAGGTKLALDMTSDPGHRGNLTGDGVVGGVSPSSRLYSQSYPSIYSAAGVAPGQGGNGEREREKSAMEAARQGRQRAGIVDLEEECEDDEEEEDEEDMDEKRPFGNESAGVFSMDEDSLSRDCEPFFESDGEEESTDGSLSEEAPPPSRSMAMGHGVHSSRHAHAMAMARSLPVSVPVWGCKGGRAAPGDSNSGERVGCADLEHIAASMKALLAPGATDGTEMFGALPRPRVNTGDFSLKH